In Alosa sapidissima isolate fAloSap1 chromosome 11, fAloSap1.pri, whole genome shotgun sequence, a single window of DNA contains:
- the fezf1 gene encoding fez family zinc finger protein 1, with protein sequence MNSALYHSAGLFGSPSASGSLTAGGNMIATAKPLAFSIERIMARTPEPKSMQLPNVFHAPGGKADPKQTLSVNPSSLHCMIPFVPLAYEPAHKLHINGLDVNHFDASSCNSNDLVSIGLNYKNEHSDATQTVGQYKLFRPRVVNQASFHAMGAICYLNCGESSCPPPTGIVNIHPMASYFFNSPLQGRQKACLSEKTKTSHGADGYQSGMSFKDLSQTQLHQYMKESAQILTEKLFKTSSKLNGAPQSKPKVFTCEVCGKVFNAHYNLTRHMPVHTGARPFVCKVCGKGFRQASTLCRHKIIHTQEKPHKCNQCGKAFNRSSTLNTHARIHAGYKPFVCEFCGKGFHQKGNYKNHKLTHSGEKQFKCNICNKAFHQVYNLTFHMHTHNDKKPFTCPTCGKGFCRNFDLKKHIRKLHDMSPGPQSPCALPSISAESH encoded by the exons ATGAACAGTGCGCTGTACCACTCAGCGGGATTATTCGGCTCACCATCGGCTTCTGGAAGCTTAACTGCGGGAGGAAACATGATCGCCACGGCCAAGCCACTCGCTTTCTCAATCGAACGGATTATGGCCAGGACACCTGAACCGAAGTCAATGCAGCTCCCCAACGTGTTCCATGCTCCCGGGGGGAAAGCGGACCCAAAGCAAACGCTCAGCGTGAATCCATCCTCACTGCACTGTATGATTCCATTCGTGCCACTTGCCTACGAACCGGCGCACAAACTTCATATCAACGGACTAGATGTAAACCACTTCGATGCTTCCTCATGTAACTCAAACGATTTGGTGAGCATAGGTTTGAATTATAAGAATGAGCATTCGGACGCGACCCAAACAGTAGGACAATATAAACTTTTCCGGCCGCGCGTGGTGAATCAGGCTTCTTTCCACGCGATGGGGGCTATATGTTACCTGAACTGTGGCGAGAGTTCGTGCCCACCTCCAACGGGCATAGTAAATATCCACCCAATGGCCTCTTATTTTTTCAACTCTCCTCTGCAAGGTCGTCAGAAGGCTTGCCTTTCGGAGAAGACCAAGACGAGTCACGGTGCCGATGGGTACCAGTCTGGAATGTCTTTCAAAGACCTGTCTCAAACTCAGCTGCACCAATACATGAAAGAAAGTGCACAGATTCTTACGGAGAAACTATTTAAAACATCCTCAAAACTCAACGGCGCTCCACAGAGCAAGCCTAAAGTGTTTACATGTGAAGTATGCGGAAAG GTGTTCAATGCTCACTATAATCTGACGCGCCACATGCCTGTGCACACGGGTGCCAGACCTTTTGTATGCAAGGTGTGTGGCAAAGGATTTCGTCAAGCCAGCACGCTCTGTCGCCACAAAATCATACATACTCAG GAAAAACCACATAAGTGTAACCAGTGCGGGAAAGCCTTCAACCGAAGTTCAACgctcaacacacacgcacggattCACGCAGGTTACAAGCCTTTCGTCTGCGAATTCTGTGGTAAAGGCTTCCATCAAAAAG GTAACTACAAGAACCACAAGTTGACGCACAGCGGTGAGAAACAGTTCAAGTGCAATATCTGCAACAAAGCTTTCCATCAAGTGTACAACCtgacattccatatgcacacacacaacgacaAGAAGCCCTTCACCTGCCCCACATGCGGCAAAGGCTTCTGCAGGAACTTTGACCTGAAAAAACATATTAGGAAACTTCACGACATGTCCCCCGGCCCACAATCGCCTTGTGCACTCCCAAGCATCAGTGCAGAGAGTCACTGA